One stretch of Prochlorococcus marinus XMU1402 DNA includes these proteins:
- a CDS encoding TrmH family RNA methyltransferase: MVDNELFKLLIENTFLKITSKNNNLVKKFRSFKSGSSRKDKDFFCIEGTHLIEELLKSGNSPSKILVTEKWLKKNQNLSKQFDESLLTLVSEEVLASAISTVNPDGIAALVEISSIPNYQFNSKNDFVLVLDRIQDPGNMGNLFRTALAAGVDAIFLAGGAHPLSQKVLRASTGAVFNLPFQRYEGTEEEIINSLLKSLSELSNEGFKIFSTSSFNKISKKPSKPYWEIDWTKSTVLILGNEGQGIHKKIQEAFNETITIPHSELVESLNVACVAVPLLLERKRVTYTSNM, translated from the coding sequence ATAGTAGATAATGAACTTTTCAAATTACTCATAGAAAATACTTTTTTAAAAATAACTAGTAAAAACAATAATCTAGTTAAAAAATTTAGGTCATTTAAAAGCGGATCCTCTCGCAAAGATAAAGATTTTTTTTGTATAGAGGGGACTCATCTTATTGAGGAATTGCTGAAGTCTGGAAATTCTCCCTCCAAAATTTTAGTTACTGAAAAATGGCTAAAAAAGAACCAAAATCTTAGTAAACAGTTTGATGAATCATTATTAACTTTGGTCTCAGAAGAGGTTTTAGCTTCTGCGATTTCAACAGTTAATCCAGATGGCATCGCAGCATTAGTAGAAATTTCTTCAATACCTAATTATCAATTCAATAGTAAGAATGATTTTGTTCTTGTTCTAGATAGGATTCAAGATCCTGGGAATATGGGTAATCTTTTTAGAACTGCTTTAGCTGCTGGTGTTGATGCAATTTTTTTAGCTGGAGGTGCGCACCCATTAAGCCAAAAAGTATTAAGAGCATCAACTGGCGCTGTCTTTAATCTCCCATTTCAAAGATATGAGGGTACTGAAGAAGAAATAATAAATTCTTTATTAAAGTCTTTATCTGAATTATCAAATGAAGGATTTAAGATTTTTTCCACTAGTAGCTTTAATAAAATTTCAAAAAAACCTTCAAAACCATACTGGGAAATTGATTGGACTAAGTCCACTGTATTGATTTTGGGTAATGAGGGGCAAGGTATTCATAAAAAAATTCAAGAAGCTTTTAATGAAACAATTACAATTCCGCATAGTGAGCTTGTAGAATCATTAAATGTGGCTTGCGTTGCAGTTCCATTATTACTAGAACGAAAAAGAGTCACATACACATCTAATATGTAG
- the murA gene encoding UDP-N-acetylglucosamine 1-carboxyvinyltransferase, which yields MICVSKKKSYLKSQNLKIFGQGKLNGIVEISGAKNSALVLLAASLLTNERIVLQNVPRLTDIDKMANILRNLGVKIIEKNNKLEIDSQNISIKELPYELVNGLRASFFCIGPLLGKFGEAKVPLPGGCNIGSRPIDEHINGLKALGAEILIEEEIVKANIKGDKRRLIGTHIKLKCPSVGATETLIMAATLAEGRTTIENAAREPEIQDLCQMLNKMGAKIYDSGKEKIIIDGVNKLRGCTHKVIPDRIEAGTFLIAAAATSSSITISPVIPNHLEAVTNKLQESGSKITIKGNSITMQGNKIKGVDIETAPFPGFPTDLQAPFTTLMAIANGESKITETIFENRMNHVHLLNKMGANIKLNKNIAHIKGVKKIKGMDLVGSDLRSSAALIIAGIIAEGTSKIYGLEHLDRGYENFESKLKILGIKITRELNKKTLTNREFKTSSDPSDIPRYRAA from the coding sequence ATGATTTGCGTAAGCAAAAAGAAGTCATATCTTAAATCACAAAATTTAAAGATTTTTGGCCAAGGCAAATTAAATGGAATCGTTGAAATAAGTGGTGCGAAGAATTCGGCTTTAGTTTTGCTTGCTGCATCATTACTAACAAATGAAAGAATAGTTCTTCAGAATGTTCCTCGCCTCACTGATATTGACAAAATGGCTAATATCCTTAGAAATTTAGGGGTTAAAATAATAGAAAAAAACAATAAATTAGAAATAGACTCACAAAATATTTCTATTAAAGAACTTCCATATGAACTTGTTAATGGATTAAGAGCAAGTTTTTTTTGTATAGGTCCACTATTAGGTAAATTTGGAGAGGCTAAAGTCCCTTTACCTGGAGGGTGTAATATTGGTTCAAGGCCAATAGATGAGCACATTAACGGGCTTAAAGCACTAGGAGCGGAAATTCTTATTGAAGAAGAAATTGTCAAAGCAAATATAAAAGGAGATAAAAGAAGATTAATTGGCACCCACATCAAATTAAAGTGCCCAAGCGTAGGAGCTACTGAAACTTTAATAATGGCCGCAACATTAGCGGAGGGAAGAACTACGATTGAGAATGCTGCAAGAGAACCTGAAATACAAGATTTATGCCAAATGCTAAATAAAATGGGGGCAAAAATTTACGACTCTGGCAAAGAAAAAATAATTATTGATGGTGTTAATAAGCTGCGTGGTTGTACTCATAAAGTAATTCCAGATCGAATAGAAGCTGGCACTTTTTTAATAGCTGCTGCTGCGACTTCCTCTTCGATAACAATTTCTCCTGTAATTCCTAATCATCTTGAAGCTGTCACGAATAAGCTTCAAGAGAGTGGAAGTAAAATTACGATTAAAGGTAATTCAATTACAATGCAGGGTAATAAGATCAAAGGGGTAGATATTGAAACAGCTCCTTTCCCAGGATTTCCAACTGATTTACAAGCACCATTTACAACTTTAATGGCAATCGCAAATGGTGAATCAAAGATAACTGAAACAATTTTCGAAAACAGAATGAACCATGTTCATTTACTTAACAAAATGGGGGCAAATATAAAATTAAATAAAAATATAGCCCATATCAAAGGTGTTAAAAAAATTAAGGGAATGGATCTTGTTGGATCTGATTTGAGATCTTCAGCTGCATTAATAATTGCTGGGATTATAGCTGAAGGCACTAGTAAAATTTATGGTTTAGAGCATTTGGATAGAGGTTATGAAAATTTTGAATCAAAACTAAAAATATTAGGTATTAAAATAACAAGAGAGCTTAACAAAAAAACTTTGACAAATAGGGAATTCAAGACTAGTTCAGACCCTTCAGATATTCCTCGATATAGAGCAGCCTAA
- a CDS encoding aspartate aminotransferase family protein → MNTYSRFDISFKKGKGCWLWDKKGKKYLDAVAGIATCSLGHSDRVLRRRLSTQLRKIQHISNLYNIEEQEQLSRTLTNMSCAKSVFFCNSGAEANESAIKLIKKYGNTINKGKESIILAAESSFHGRTLAALSATGQPKYQKGFEPLIQGFKFFKFNNFDSVKKLFEECENNDQKISGVLVEPIQGEGGVIPGSKIFFKSLRDICDKYNSLLILDEVQSGVGRTGKMWGYENLGIEPDGFTLAKGLGGGHAIGALLVKEKANIFYPGDHASTFGGNPFACKAALTVLEEINRRNLINNVYLRGEQLSAGFEELSKKFPNIITGKRGLGLIQGLVINEDYADAKKITLKAFDKGLLVVPAGGNVVRIVPPLVISRREINILLDKLNLIFGEL, encoded by the coding sequence ATGAATACCTATAGTAGATTTGATATATCTTTCAAAAAGGGAAAAGGTTGTTGGCTATGGGACAAAAAAGGTAAAAAATATCTTGATGCAGTCGCTGGTATAGCAACTTGTAGTCTTGGACATAGCGATAGAGTTTTAAGAAGAAGGCTATCAACTCAACTAAGAAAGATTCAGCACATTTCCAATCTCTACAACATTGAAGAACAAGAACAATTAAGTAGAACTTTAACGAATATGAGTTGTGCTAAAAGTGTCTTCTTCTGCAACAGTGGAGCTGAAGCTAATGAATCAGCAATTAAATTAATAAAAAAATATGGTAATACAATAAATAAGGGTAAAGAATCAATTATTCTCGCAGCAGAATCCAGCTTTCATGGAAGGACGCTGGCAGCATTGAGTGCTACTGGACAGCCCAAATATCAAAAAGGCTTCGAACCATTGATTCAAGGGTTCAAATTTTTTAAATTTAACAATTTTGATTCGGTAAAAAAATTATTTGAAGAGTGTGAAAATAATGATCAAAAAATTTCAGGCGTTTTAGTTGAACCAATACAAGGAGAAGGTGGCGTAATTCCTGGAAGTAAAATATTTTTTAAAAGCCTGAGAGATATATGTGATAAATATAATTCTCTTCTAATTTTAGATGAGGTTCAAAGTGGAGTAGGTCGAACTGGGAAAATGTGGGGTTATGAGAATTTAGGAATTGAACCTGATGGATTCACCCTTGCTAAAGGATTAGGAGGAGGTCATGCAATTGGAGCATTATTAGTAAAAGAAAAAGCCAATATTTTTTATCCAGGAGATCATGCAAGCACATTTGGGGGGAACCCTTTCGCATGTAAAGCTGCCCTAACTGTATTAGAAGAAATAAATAGAAGAAATCTTATCAATAATGTTTATTTAAGAGGGGAACAATTAAGTGCTGGATTTGAAGAATTGTCAAAAAAATTTCCAAATATTATTACCGGAAAAAGAGGTTTAGGTTTAATACAAGGTCTTGTGATCAATGAAGATTATGCTGATGCAAAGAAAATTACATTAAAAGCTTTTGATAAAGGGTTACTGGTAGTTCCGGCAGGAGGGAACGTTGTAAGGATTGTCCCACCATTAGTTATATCTCGAAGAGAAATTAATATTCTTTTGGATAAGCTAAATTTAATTTTTGGAGAGTTATAG
- a CDS encoding bifunctional folylpolyglutamate synthase/dihydrofolate synthase yields the protein MKNANLKIFELLSPKYERDNIKLGLSRIKKALQKLGNPCENIPAIQIIGTNGKGSIAAYLESILFEAKRNFGVTTSPHLLDVCERIRVNKKNINKTDFEKIYSLIEKKFSTFELTPFEKIICCALNFFNNKKVELLILEAGLGGRLDATTAHKYRPIIAIGKIGLDHKEFLGDTIEKIAKEKLAVIEKNSIVISCKQNSEVENLINEKVKEVGAEIIWKDSISKSYELGLKGIFQKQNASVAVGAIEALNNLGFNIKEKHISEGLKKTAWKGRLEIINYLNKEILVDCAHNYPAAKALSHERRNWENEDKGIYWILGVQRQKDIYAILKTLLKENDHLLLVPVPNQPSWQLNDLSQIKEIDFQKTFEFKTFELALNYLFSLEKWPHNHPVLTGSIFLVAEFIKFAKK from the coding sequence TTGAAAAATGCAAATTTAAAAATTTTTGAATTATTATCACCTAAATATGAAAGGGATAATATCAAGTTAGGTTTATCAAGAATTAAAAAAGCACTTCAAAAACTTGGAAATCCTTGCGAGAATATTCCAGCGATACAAATTATTGGAACTAATGGGAAAGGATCAATCGCAGCATATTTAGAAAGTATACTTTTTGAAGCTAAAAGGAATTTTGGCGTTACGACATCGCCTCATCTTTTGGACGTATGCGAGAGGATAAGAGTTAATAAAAAAAATATTAACAAAACTGATTTTGAAAAAATCTATAGCTTAATAGAAAAAAAATTTTCAACATTTGAATTAACTCCTTTTGAAAAAATCATTTGCTGCGCGCTAAATTTTTTCAACAATAAAAAAGTTGAATTGCTCATTCTTGAAGCTGGCTTAGGGGGAAGATTAGACGCGACAACAGCCCATAAATATAGACCAATAATTGCTATTGGGAAAATTGGCCTAGACCATAAAGAATTTCTTGGAGATACGATTGAAAAAATTGCCAAAGAAAAATTAGCAGTTATTGAAAAAAACTCAATTGTCATCTCATGCAAGCAAAATAGTGAAGTTGAAAATTTAATAAACGAAAAAGTTAAAGAGGTTGGAGCGGAAATCATCTGGAAAGATTCAATTTCGAAAAGCTATGAACTTGGATTAAAAGGGATTTTCCAAAAGCAAAATGCCTCAGTAGCTGTTGGAGCAATTGAAGCTCTGAATAATTTGGGATTTAATATTAAAGAAAAACACATATCTGAAGGTCTTAAAAAGACAGCCTGGAAAGGAAGGCTAGAGATAATAAATTATTTGAACAAAGAAATTCTTGTAGATTGTGCGCATAATTATCCCGCTGCAAAAGCACTCTCTCATGAGCGAAGGAATTGGGAGAATGAAGATAAAGGAATTTATTGGATTTTAGGTGTCCAAAGACAAAAAGATATTTACGCAATATTAAAAACTCTTCTAAAGGAAAATGATCACTTATTACTTGTGCCAGTTCCAAACCAACCAAGTTGGCAATTAAACGATCTCTCTCAGATTAAAGAAATTGACTTTCAAAAAACATTTGAATTTAAAACATTTGAACTTGCCCTTAATTATTTATTTTCCCTAGAAAAATGGCCACATAATCATCCTGTGTTAACAGGTTCTATTTTTTTAGTTGCTGAATTTATTAAATTTGCAAAAAAATAG
- a CDS encoding FAD-binding oxidoreductase, with amino-acid sequence MTSNSLKFLDKLREVKNLEIIESQSDVKRLSKDFYNYSPILTERLDECIADLVVRPSDHNAVKKVAKICWEFSIPLTLRGSGTGNYGQAVPLFKGVVMQMSYFNKLEEFDPNTGFVKVQSGCVMGDLNKQLEKYGRELRLLPSTWKTATIGGFIAGGSGGIGSIRWGFLRDPGNLIGLEAVTINEKPDLLKFDAEESEPLNHAYGTNGIITSLLLATDIKRKWFSIVIDCIEFEKTIEILKTLTSAAIDLKLGAILEEEIVDQMPKWFKNNSRSHKVLIQSTLGGTKTIELICKKFKVEFTLLGEEEKLINGISEVVWNHTTLHMRSRDKNWTYLQMLLPLNNELELINFLRKKWGKKVLWHLEAVSQQGSPRLAALPVLKWNGIDELNEIMADCKKLGAFIFNPHVLTVEGGGLGVVDSDQVKAKLKFDPKGLLNPGKLAGWEIKEKFNI; translated from the coding sequence ATGACATCAAATAGTCTTAAATTTTTAGACAAATTAAGGGAAGTCAAAAACTTAGAGATTATTGAAAGCCAATCCGACGTAAAAAGACTTTCAAAAGATTTTTATAACTACTCTCCAATCCTTACTGAAAGATTAGACGAATGTATTGCTGATTTGGTGGTAAGACCTAGTGATCATAATGCTGTGAAGAAAGTAGCGAAAATTTGTTGGGAATTTTCTATCCCGCTTACTTTACGGGGTTCAGGTACAGGCAATTATGGTCAGGCTGTTCCATTGTTTAAAGGAGTTGTAATGCAGATGAGTTACTTCAATAAGTTAGAAGAATTTGATCCAAATACAGGTTTTGTGAAAGTACAGTCTGGATGTGTCATGGGAGATTTGAATAAACAATTAGAAAAATATGGAAGGGAATTAAGGTTGCTTCCTAGTACTTGGAAAACCGCTACAATTGGAGGCTTTATTGCAGGTGGGTCAGGAGGCATTGGCTCCATTAGGTGGGGATTTTTAAGAGATCCAGGGAATCTTATCGGTTTAGAGGCAGTGACGATTAATGAAAAACCCGATTTATTAAAATTTGATGCTGAAGAATCCGAACCTTTGAATCATGCTTATGGGACTAATGGAATAATTACTTCTTTATTACTTGCTACTGATATCAAACGTAAATGGTTTTCAATTGTTATCGACTGTATTGAATTTGAAAAAACAATAGAAATATTAAAAACTCTTACAAGCGCCGCAATTGATCTGAAACTAGGAGCAATTCTTGAAGAAGAAATTGTAGATCAAATGCCAAAATGGTTTAAAAATAACTCAAGAAGTCACAAGGTATTAATTCAATCTACTCTTGGAGGAACAAAAACGATCGAATTGATTTGTAAAAAATTCAAAGTTGAATTTACCCTCCTTGGGGAAGAAGAAAAACTCATTAATGGAATTTCTGAAGTTGTATGGAACCATACTACTCTTCATATGAGGTCTAGGGATAAAAATTGGACGTATTTACAGATGCTTTTGCCACTTAATAATGAACTAGAGTTAATTAATTTTTTGAGAAAAAAATGGGGTAAAAAAGTTCTTTGGCATCTAGAGGCAGTTTCTCAACAAGGATCACCGCGATTAGCAGCTTTGCCTGTATTAAAGTGGAATGGGATAGATGAATTAAATGAAATAATGGCAGATTGTAAGAAACTTGGTGCGTTTATTTTTAATCCCCATGTTTTAACTGTCGAAGGAGGAGGCTTAGGAGTGGTTGACTCAGATCAAGTAAAAGCGAAATTAAAATTTGATCCTAAAGGGCTACTAAATCCAGGCAAATTGGCAGGCTGGGAAATAAAGGAAAAATTTAATATTTAA
- a CDS encoding amidohydrolase family protein — translation MSNSGMAEVLIPRSLCLIEDIDNLIIDVEDLCSVSISWEDGFVSELKPLKNKVTKPKNILFPRFVETHSHFDKSFIWADFPNMKSDYGGALSVNLEEHKTRTTDKVLERVEKSLKLAIQNGYRAIRSHIDTYKSQSIDIWIELFKLQKKFSSELTLQFVALAPLEFWDTSNGEELAKMFSSNGGILGGVIVPPFNKKNTSKFLAKMLLLASKHKLEIDLHIDESIIEPGAGIKVLLETIENLKIDSIPITCSHLSSLISLSHREILFLGEKMAEKNIKVIALPLTNFWLLNRSDKTTSLKRPVAPIKQLQKSHVDVSLGSDNVQDPWYPFGNFDPFYMLSCSIPMLQLNPWERMTLSSIFLAPSRLLNLKWDGLIKKGCPADFVILDAQRWADVFSTNLKRKVYIKGDLYC, via the coding sequence TTGAGTAATTCAGGTATGGCTGAGGTTCTTATTCCTAGAAGCCTTTGTTTAATAGAAGATATAGATAACCTCATTATTGATGTAGAGGATTTATGTTCAGTTTCCATTAGTTGGGAGGATGGATTTGTTTCTGAGTTAAAGCCTTTAAAAAATAAAGTTACAAAACCAAAAAATATTTTATTCCCAAGATTTGTTGAAACGCATTCGCATTTTGATAAATCATTTATATGGGCAGACTTTCCTAATATGAAATCAGACTATGGAGGAGCATTATCAGTAAATCTTGAAGAACATAAAACTAGAACCACAGATAAGGTCCTTGAAAGAGTTGAGAAATCATTAAAACTTGCTATACAAAATGGATATCGAGCTATTAGAAGTCATATTGATACATATAAAAGTCAATCTATTGATATTTGGATTGAACTGTTTAAATTACAAAAAAAGTTTTCATCTGAGTTGACTCTACAATTTGTTGCTCTAGCTCCATTGGAATTTTGGGATACTTCTAATGGAGAAGAGTTGGCAAAAATGTTTTCCTCCAATGGAGGCATTTTAGGAGGAGTTATTGTACCCCCTTTCAATAAAAAAAATACAAGCAAATTTCTCGCAAAGATGCTTCTTCTTGCGAGTAAACATAAATTAGAAATTGATTTGCATATAGATGAGTCAATTATCGAGCCTGGAGCAGGAATAAAAGTTTTATTAGAAACAATCGAAAATTTAAAAATTGATAGTATTCCGATTACTTGTAGTCATTTGAGTAGTCTTATTTCTCTAAGTCATAGAGAGATTTTATTTTTAGGAGAAAAAATGGCTGAGAAAAATATTAAGGTTATTGCTTTACCCCTAACAAATTTTTGGCTGCTCAATCGAAGTGATAAAACTACATCATTAAAAAGACCAGTTGCGCCTATAAAGCAATTACAAAAATCACATGTGGATGTATCTCTGGGCAGTGATAATGTTCAAGACCCTTGGTACCCATTTGGTAATTTTGACCCTTTTTATATGTTGTCTTGCTCGATACCTATGCTTCAACTAAATCCTTGGGAGAGAATGACTCTATCTTCTATTTTTTTAGCTCCAAGCAGACTATTAAATTTAAAATGGGATGGTTTAATTAAAAAGGGTTGCCCTGCTGACTTTGTAATTCTGGATGCACAAAGATGGGCAGATGTTTTTTCGACTAACTTAAAGAGAAAAGTATATATAAAAGGCGATTTATATTGCTAA
- the miaB gene encoding tRNA (N6-isopentenyl adenosine(37)-C2)-methylthiotransferase MiaB, with protein MLTKTKPYEKNFQKNSTTGSYWITTFGCQMNKADSERMAGTLEKMGYTRADNELNADLVLYNTCTIRDNAEQKVYSFLGRQAKRKHKTPSLKLVVAGCLAQQEGESLLRRVPELDLVMGPQHVNNLENLLGKVDLGNQVAATEETFISEDITSARRESSICGWVNIIYGCNERCSYCVVPSVRGKEQSRYPNAIKSEIQKLADDNFKEITLLGQNIDAYGRDLPGTTKEGRKENTLTDLLYYIHDVKGISRIRFATSHPRYFSKRLIQACYELDKVCEHFHIPFQSGNDEILKQMSRGYTVKKYKKIIENIKSLMPGASITADAIVAFPGETEQQYQDTLKLISEIGFDQVNTAAYSPRPNTPAAVWSNQLSEEVKKARLQEINDLVEKTARSRNQRYINNIESVLIEGLNPKIPSQMMGRTRTNRLTFVEIPKNINFNFSLGDEIDVKINEARPFSLTGELYL; from the coding sequence GTGCTAACAAAAACAAAACCATACGAAAAAAATTTTCAAAAGAATTCAACTACTGGCAGTTATTGGATAACCACATTTGGATGCCAAATGAATAAGGCTGATTCTGAGAGAATGGCTGGGACATTAGAGAAAATGGGATATACCAGAGCAGATAATGAATTAAATGCCGATTTGGTCTTGTACAATACATGCACAATAAGAGATAATGCTGAGCAAAAAGTTTATAGCTTTCTAGGAAGACAAGCAAAAAGAAAGCACAAAACACCTAGCTTAAAACTTGTTGTTGCAGGTTGCCTTGCTCAGCAAGAAGGTGAGTCCTTACTAAGAAGAGTCCCAGAACTTGACCTGGTCATGGGGCCTCAACATGTAAATAATCTTGAGAATCTTCTGGGTAAAGTTGATTTAGGAAATCAGGTTGCTGCAACAGAAGAAACCTTCATTTCTGAAGACATTACAAGTGCAAGAAGAGAAAGCTCTATTTGTGGCTGGGTAAATATCATTTATGGATGTAATGAAAGATGTTCATATTGTGTAGTCCCGTCTGTCAGAGGAAAAGAGCAATCAAGATATCCAAATGCAATAAAAAGTGAGATCCAAAAATTAGCTGATGATAATTTTAAAGAAATTACTCTTTTAGGTCAAAACATTGATGCTTATGGTAGAGACCTTCCAGGAACAACAAAAGAGGGGAGAAAAGAGAATACATTAACTGACCTCTTATATTATATCCATGATGTTAAAGGAATTAGCAGAATTAGATTTGCTACGAGTCATCCAAGATATTTTTCAAAAAGGTTGATTCAAGCTTGTTATGAACTTGATAAAGTCTGTGAACATTTCCATATTCCCTTCCAAAGTGGAAATGATGAAATTTTGAAGCAAATGTCCAGAGGATACACTGTCAAAAAGTACAAAAAGATTATCGAGAATATAAAATCATTAATGCCAGGTGCATCAATCACAGCTGACGCAATAGTTGCTTTCCCAGGAGAAACCGAACAACAATATCAAGATACATTAAAGCTAATATCAGAAATTGGCTTTGATCAAGTGAATACAGCAGCATACTCTCCAAGACCAAACACACCTGCAGCAGTTTGGTCAAATCAACTTTCGGAAGAAGTGAAAAAAGCTAGATTACAGGAAATTAATGATTTGGTCGAGAAAACTGCTAGGAGTAGAAATCAAAGATATATCAACAATATCGAAAGCGTTTTAATTGAGGGTTTAAATCCAAAAATTCCCTCGCAAATGATGGGTAGAACTAGAACAAATAGATTAACTTTCGTAGAGATTCCCAAAAACATTAACTTTAATTTTTCATTAGGAGATGAAATAGATGTCAAAATAAATGAAGCAAGACCTTTTTCTTTAACGGGTGAACTTTATTTATAA
- a CDS encoding D-alanine--D-alanine ligase family protein has product MIGGKKKCIGLIFGGESNEHEVSISSAKTVFQAFNSEINKQRFTVKAFYISKFGDWLDSDLSEKILVGETKNNTTKKQGILNQEKINFLDGIEFQDVDVWFPLLHGFNGEDGSIHGLLRFTKKPLVGCGIVGSAIGMDKILMKTILSNLKFPQVNYLVIQNEDLNDKKVINKFVDEILKKLNFPLFVKPSNSGSSLGISKVINESEILKALEKAREIDTRILVEEGLEVREIECGIIGNSKLLTSEIGEVKYKSDWYDYDSKYYSYNQITIPAEIDSKITRKIKEIAIQSCRALNIFGFARVDFFLEKSSNKVLLNEINTIPGFTKKSMFPMLWKASGLNIEQLVAKLVDISLDL; this is encoded by the coding sequence ATGATTGGGGGAAAGAAAAAATGTATTGGGTTAATATTTGGCGGAGAATCCAATGAACATGAAGTATCTATATCCTCTGCAAAAACAGTTTTTCAAGCCTTTAATTCAGAAATAAACAAACAACGCTTTACTGTTAAAGCCTTTTACATCAGCAAATTTGGAGATTGGCTTGATAGTGATCTTTCAGAAAAAATTCTAGTTGGAGAAACTAAAAACAATACAACAAAAAAACAAGGAATTTTAAATCAAGAGAAAATTAATTTCCTTGACGGAATTGAATTTCAAGATGTTGATGTTTGGTTTCCTCTTTTACATGGATTTAATGGTGAAGACGGATCAATTCATGGCTTACTGAGATTTACAAAGAAACCTTTAGTAGGATGTGGAATTGTAGGCTCTGCAATTGGAATGGATAAAATTTTGATGAAAACAATTCTCTCAAATCTTAAATTCCCACAAGTTAATTATTTAGTTATTCAAAATGAAGATCTCAACGATAAAAAAGTTATAAATAAATTTGTTGATGAGATTTTAAAGAAATTAAATTTTCCTCTTTTTGTCAAACCTTCGAACTCCGGATCATCTCTTGGCATCTCCAAAGTTATAAATGAATCAGAAATATTAAAAGCATTAGAAAAGGCTCGAGAAATAGATACAAGAATCCTAGTAGAGGAAGGTTTAGAGGTGAGGGAGATTGAATGCGGAATAATTGGGAATTCAAAACTCTTAACTTCTGAGATAGGAGAAGTAAAGTACAAAAGTGATTGGTATGATTACGATTCAAAATATTATTCATATAATCAAATAACCATCCCAGCCGAAATAGATTCTAAAATTACAAGAAAAATTAAAGAAATTGCTATTCAAAGTTGTAGAGCACTAAATATTTTCGGTTTTGCAAGAGTAGATTTCTTTTTAGAAAAATCTTCAAATAAAGTTTTGTTAAATGAAATAAATACAATCCCTGGTTTTACAAAAAAAAGTATGTTTCCAATGCTTTGGAAAGCTTCAGGTTTAAATATTGAACAACTTGTGGCTAAACTGGTAGATATATCCCTAGATTTATAA
- a CDS encoding cell division protein FtsQ/DivIB yields the protein MKNEKKIDNKSFLLLILFLFSTSLISLKTIKKVNIQDIRITGSELFSQNDVVKNSSLKFPIRLILINAHFLEKELKQNLSLKNVSVSRQIFPFGLKVNIKTRTPIAYGERILDDKKISGFVDKDGIFINKKNLANIDLNNLTIQVFGWKDKFKKLLSEIFIAQENYDFEIVKITFSPNGFLTLEEINLKTIFLGFNPNLINYQLQIINNLKNELKKKNFSEKIDSIDLTDPNKPKIKVFKP from the coding sequence GTGAAAAACGAGAAAAAAATTGACAATAAAAGCTTTTTGTTACTTATATTATTTTTATTTTCGACAAGCTTAATAAGCCTAAAAACAATAAAAAAGGTAAATATTCAGGACATTAGAATTACTGGAAGTGAATTATTCTCTCAGAATGATGTCGTAAAAAATTCATCTTTAAAATTTCCAATTCGATTAATTTTAATTAATGCGCATTTTTTAGAAAAAGAGTTAAAACAAAATTTATCACTCAAGAATGTCTCAGTCAGTAGACAAATATTTCCCTTTGGTTTGAAAGTTAATATTAAGACAAGAACTCCAATTGCTTATGGTGAGAGAATATTAGATGACAAAAAAATATCAGGATTTGTCGATAAAGATGGGATTTTTATAAATAAAAAAAATTTAGCAAATATAGATTTAAACAACTTAACAATACAAGTATTTGGTTGGAAAGATAAATTCAAAAAATTATTATCAGAAATATTTATTGCCCAAGAGAATTATGACTTTGAGATCGTCAAAATAACTTTTTCACCAAATGGGTTTCTAACTCTTGAGGAAATAAATTTAAAAACAATATTCTTAGGATTTAATCCCAATTTAATAAATTATCAATTACAAATAATTAATAACTTAAAAAATGAATTAAAGAAAAAAAATTTTTCTGAAAAAATTGATAGTATTGATCTTACGGATCCGAATAAACCTAAAATAAAAGTGTTCAAACCCTAA